The Nostoc cf. commune SO-36 genomic sequence CGGCACTCAAACCAGTTTTTTCAGCATTCCCATGTCGCCAGACTATATCTAAACCAGCATTTCTAGCTTTATCTTCTGCCCTTACCAGCATATAGGGTGATAAGTCCAAACCAATAACTTCCGCTTGGGGAAAAGCCTGCTTTAACATTAAGGTAGTGGAACCAGTGCCGCAACCTAAGTCAAGTATGCGTCGTGGTTTTACCTTGACAGCATCAACTAAAGCCTGACGGACAATACTTTCATTAGGCGGCAGAACGTATTGAGTAATCGGATCGTAAGTCACTGCTGCACCGTAATTGAGATATCCGCCTGTAATTCCGTGAAAGTTTTGACTGCTGTAGTACGTGGGAATTATGACATCATCTCGTCGGAAGCGATCATACTCTTTTTCCCAATCAATACTATCAGCGTAACGCCGTAACCCTTCCTCATCAATCAAAAGACGCACTACAGGGGATAAAAAACGTTCCCAGATTGTATCTTGACGCACTGTCATAGGTGTTGTGTCAGAAATTGTTAGAGGTTTTTTCAAGCAGAGTTATTTTCTTTACAAATTTTAATACATCTTTTATTTCTGTAGCGAGCAGCTTGACTTTTGTAATTACTTTGGTTACATTTGTAGTACAAAGCATTACTTCCTAAAAGTAGTTCTTCAGCTTCACGAAAATTGAGCTAGCCAAATGAAAGACAATACAGCATTTAAATTGCTACAACTAAGTAGTAGGCTGTCAAGTTTAAATTGATGGGTAAACAAGTTTGTAAAAAGTACTAAAGTCTTGCATATAAACCCGAAAAAATAGCTTGAAAAGTAACTAAATAATGAGTTGTAAATGGTACTGATAATTATCAGTACTATCAGATTAATCCCAAATCTAAAATTTAAAATCCAAAATACAAAAAATTATGCCCTACGAAAAATTAGAAATTACTACACCAGCACCCGTCTTATCTTGGGCAAATCATTCTTTGGGGCCAGAAGAAACTAAGATGGCAAAGAATGTGGCATCATTACCATTTGTATTTAAGCACGTCGCATTAATGCCCGATGTTCACTTAGGAAAAGGTGCTTTAGTAGGTTCTGTAATTGCAACCAAAGAAGCAATTATTCCAGCTGCTGTCGGTGTCGATATTGGTTGCTTCATAGGAGATACCTTAATTCCTCTAGCGGATGGTAAATCTTATCGTATTAAAGACCTAATGGACTGGGGTACAGAGTTTATTGTTTATGCTTGTACGCCAACCGGAAAAATTGTTGCGGCTCAAGCAACTGCTAAATTGACTAGACGGAATGCTCCACTTGTGAAAGTGATACTGGATAACAGCGAAGAAATTATTTGTACTCCCGATCACCAATTCATGCTTCGGGACGGAACCTATAAAGAAGCTCAATTACTTCAAGCAGAGACTTCCTTAATGCCCTTTTACTCTAAGACTGACAAAGATGGCTATACCCTGATTACTCAGCCATACTCCAGCAGATGGCAAAAAGCACACTGGATTATTGCTAGGTCTGGGTTACTAGGCAAGGTTCCTAGATTTGAGGGACAGAAAACAGTTATTCATCATCAGAATTTCGATGAATCTGATAATCGACCAGAAAATCTTGAATTCATGGGTAATCGCGATCATTCTGCTTACCACCGCTCTCTAGTGGAGCGTAACCAACACTGGCAATCTGTCGAATTTGAACAAAAAAGAGTTGCTTCCCTTGCTCAAAAAGCAAAAACTCCAGAAGGATACCAATACTATGCTGAACGGGGAACTAAGAATATCCTTCAATACATGGAACAGCAACCAGAGCATTTTAAAAATGCAGTTGCAGGTAATGGTAATCGGGGTAAACAATATCTAATTGAATATAACAAGAGTGAAAAAGGGAGAGAAAAGTCTCAAGAGATTGCTAACCGATACTATAGCTGTGAAATTTGTGGTGTAGATGTCAAAACTCCAATTGGACTCCACAATCACCGCAGAAAAGAACATCAATGTAATCACAAAGTTGTAGCAGTAAATCCCCTAAATTACACAGAGGATGTTTACTGTCTAACAGTACCGGAGTACCATAATTTCGCGCTGAAAGCCGGAGTATTTGTTCATAACTGTGGGATGAGCGCGATCAAAACAGTATTTAACGCTGGACAACTAGAAGGTAAACTGAAGAAAATCCGCCTGGATATTGAAGCAGCAATTCCGACTGGATTCAACGAAAATAAAGACGTTGAAAAATCTGTCGGCAACTGGCAACACTGGGATGATTTTAAAGACTTGCATCGCGGTGTGCAAGACCTACAAAGTAAAGCCATGAAACAGATGGGTTCTCTCGGTGGAGGAAACCACTTTATTGAAGTGTGCCTCGATACAGAGAACCAAGTTTGGCTGATGCTACATTCTGGTTCGCGCAACATCGGCAATAAACTAGCTCAGTGTCATATTCACACAGCCAGGGAATTAGCAAAAATGGCAGGTAATAAATTGCCTGACCCTGATTTGGCTCATTTTGTCGCTGGTACGCCAGAATTTCAAGCATATTGGCACGATTTGCAATGGTCACAAAACTATGCGCGTGTCAACCGTGATGTGATGATGGCGCGTTTTAAGCACATAGTTGAGAAGCATCTGGCAGGTGGGAAGGCAACTAAACCTTTATTGCAGGTTAATTGTCATCACAATTACGCTGAAAAAGAAGTGCATTTTGACGAGGATGTATATGTAACTCGCAAAGGTGCAGTCCGCGCTCAAATTGAAGATTATGGGATTATTCCTGGTTCGATGGGGGCAAAGTCTTTCATCGTTAAGGGTAAAGGTAATGCGCATAGCTTCTGTTCTTGTAGTCATGGTGCAGGGCGTTTAATGTCTAGAAATAAGGCAAAAAACGTTTACACACTTGATGATTTGATAGAGCAAACAAATGGCGTAGAATGCCGCAAAGATGAGGGTGTATTAGATGAAATTCCTGGTGCTTATAAGTCTATAGATGAGGTGATTAATCAACAAACAGACCTTGTTGAAATAGTTGCTACTTTGAAACAAGTTGTGTGTGTAAAAGGCTAAAAACGAATGGCACTAAGATAAGTCCAAAGTCTTGTGTTGCCTCGTTCCCAGGCTGGAGCCTGGGAACGCATTCTGGGAGGCTCTGCCTCTGGTCAAGAAAGAGGAGGCAGCAGCTAGGGTGTTGACTCTGTGACTTTTTAGAAGTTAACAAATCATGCAAAATATGTGTAGTCATTGCGAGCGGAGCGTTCGCGGAGCGTCTCGTTGGCGCAGCCTCTCGTAGAGAAGAGAAGCAATCCCAGAGATTTTGCGATTGCTTCGCAAAGCTCGCAATGACACAAGAGAGATTTTGCCCTGACACAAAAATAGTATGAGTCAAAAACGCCCAAATTTCATCAAAGTCAACAGCCTAGGCTCTGTCTCTAGTCAGATATTGAGTCAGAGACTCAATGAATGCATTCCCAGTCTGAGACTGGGAACGAGGAAAAACGAGGAAAGTCTTATCAAGCTAGGTTTTTAGGACTTGTGCGTACACCGTAGGTCTTCAGACAGGGAACGAGGTTAAACAAGGCTTTCGCCTTTTTTGTTAGCTCAAATCTAAAGTTCTTGACGCGTGGGACGGATAATCATTTCATTCACATCAACATCAGCAGGCTGCTCGATGGCGTAGGCGATCGCCCTGGCAATAGCATCTGCATCAATAGCGATCGCATAAAGTTGATCCATTCCGGCTGCTATGTCTTTATCGGTAATCGTGGAAGTCAACTCAGTGGCAACGGCTCCTGGTGAAATATTAGTCGAACGGATTTCGCCGTTTGACTCTAGCCGCAACCCTTCAGAAATCGCTCGCACTGCGTACTTGGTAGCACAGTAAACTGCTGACCCCGGAAACACCTTATGTCCGGCGACTGATGATAGGTTAATAATATGACCAGACTTTTGCTGACGCATAATCGGCAATACGGCAGCAATCCCATAGAGAACGCCCTTGATGTTGACATCGATCATCTGATCCCACTCTTCCACCTTTACTTGATCGAGGGGAGAGAGCGGCATCAAACCTGCATTATTGATTAGTACGTCGATACGGCTGTATGTACTCAAAGTTTCCTTCGCCAAGGCTTCCACTTGTGCGCGATCTGCCACATCTGTCACTCGATAGGTTGCAGTCCCTCCTGATTTAGCGATCGCTGCAACCAGTTCTTTCAACCGATCTTCGCGCCGGGCAGCCAGCATCAGCTTGGCTCCACTAGCAGCAAGTCGCTTCGCGGTTGCCTCACCTAAACCACTGCTGGCTCCGGTAATGATTACCACTTTGTTTTGAATCTCAGACATATTGATTCCTGCGGGTTATTGAGTGTGGTTTATGAAACATTGAGTGCTAAGTATAAACATTTTAAATCCTATTGTTATGCTACCTCTATAGTATCGAGTAAACAGAGTAATGTTGAAATTTTTTGCTGACCGTGGTGGTACATTCACAGATATTGTCGCTGTTACTAATAATCAAGTAATTATAGATAGACTTTTAAAGCATTCTGAACGTTTTTTAATTGTGAATTTGCCTAATCAGCAATGGATTATAGTCTATAAACTACTTTCAGAAAATCCCGAACAATATCAAGATGCAGCCATCCAAGGCATTCGGGATATCATGGGTATTTCTAGTAATGAACCCATTCCTAATGAAACGATAGAAGTGATAAAAATGGGCACAACAGTAGCAACAAATGCGCTGTTAGAAAGGAAAGGCGATCGCGTCGTTCTTCTCGTTACCAAAGGCTTTAAAGATGCCTTAATAATTGGCTATCAAAACCGTCCTAATATTTTTGCTCGGCAGATAATTTTACCAACCATGCTTTATGAACAAGTGGTTGAGATAGATGAACGCTACGATGCCAACGGAAACGAATTAATACCTATTAATATTGAACAAATAAAAACTGACTTAGAAGCAGTTTACCAGACAGGAATTCGGAGTTGCGCTATTGTTTTTATGCACAGCGATCGCTATCCTAATCACGAACAACAAATAGCCCAACTTGCTTTAAAAATCGGCTTTAGCCAAATATCCGTATCCCATCAAGTTAGTCCGTTAATGAAGTTAGTTAGCCGAGGAGATACAACAGTAGTCGATGCTTATTTAACTCCTATTCTGCGTCGCTATGTTAACCAAGTAGCGAGTCAGTTACCCGGAGTTAAATTAATGTTTATGAAATCTGATGGCGGTTTAGTTGCAGCCGAACAATTTCAAGGAAAAGATAGTATTTTAAGTGGCCCGGCTGGTGGTATTGTTGGCGCAGTTCAAACTAGTAAAAGGGCAGGTTTCAAGTTAGTTATCACTTTTGATATGGGTGGAACAAGTACAGATGTTGCCCACTTTAAAGGAGAGTATGAACGACAACTAGATTCAGAAATTGCTGGGGCACGGATGCGAGTTCCTGTATTAGCAATTAATACTATTGCTGCTGGCGGTGGTTCAGTTCTCTTTTTTGATGGTTCTAGCTATCGTGTCGGGCCGAAATCTGCTGGATCAAATCCTGGGCCTGCTTGTTATCGACGTGGCGGGCCATTAACAGTTACTGATGCCAATGTGATGTTAGGCAAAATTCACCCACAATATTTTCCTTCAGTTTTTGGAATTGAGGGCAATTTACCTTTAGATAAAGATATTGTCATTCAGAAATTTAGACAATTAGCCCAAGACATTCAAGGCGCTACATTAAATGATTGTACTCCTGAACAAGTAGCCGCAGGATTTATTGCGATCGCAGTGGACAATATGGCAAACGCAATTAAAAAAATCAGTTTGCAACGTGGTTATGATGTTACCCAATATGTGCTTTGTTGCTTTGGTGGTGCAGGTGGGCAAGTCGCTTGTTTAATTGCCGATACCTTGGGAATTAAACAAATATTTTTACATCCTTATGC encodes the following:
- a CDS encoding class I SAM-dependent methyltransferase, whose amino-acid sequence is MTVRQDTIWERFLSPVVRLLIDEEGLRRYADSIDWEKEYDRFRRDDVIIPTYYSSQNFHGITGGYLNYGAAVTYDPITQYVLPPNESIVRQALVDAVKVKPRRILDLGCGTGSTTLMLKQAFPQAEVIGLDLSPYMLVRAEDKARNAGLDIVWRHGNAEKTGLSAATFDLVTASLLFHETPNEVSLAILRESFRLLVTGGQVLILDGNQKTLRQLEWLNNVFEEPYIREYAAGSVDANMGAAGFEAVLWQDVWWINQVTSGVKPIATENIRQYTPTSIDNNDLEGLGSPAFGIMA
- a CDS encoding SDR family oxidoreductase; translated protein: MSEIQNKVVIITGASSGLGEATAKRLAASGAKLMLAARREDRLKELVAAIAKSGGTATYRVTDVADRAQVEALAKETLSTYSRIDVLINNAGLMPLSPLDQVKVEEWDQMIDVNIKGVLYGIAAVLPIMRQQKSGHIINLSSVAGHKVFPGSAVYCATKYAVRAISEGLRLESNGEIRSTNISPGAVATELTSTITDKDIAAGMDQLYAIAIDADAIARAIAYAIEQPADVDVNEMIIRPTRQEL
- a CDS encoding hydantoinase/oxoprolinase family protein; protein product: MLKFFADRGGTFTDIVAVTNNQVIIDRLLKHSERFLIVNLPNQQWIIVYKLLSENPEQYQDAAIQGIRDIMGISSNEPIPNETIEVIKMGTTVATNALLERKGDRVVLLVTKGFKDALIIGYQNRPNIFARQIILPTMLYEQVVEIDERYDANGNELIPINIEQIKTDLEAVYQTGIRSCAIVFMHSDRYPNHEQQIAQLALKIGFSQISVSHQVSPLMKLVSRGDTTVVDAYLTPILRRYVNQVASQLPGVKLMFMKSDGGLVAAEQFQGKDSILSGPAGGIVGAVQTSKRAGFKLVITFDMGGTSTDVAHFKGEYERQLDSEIAGARMRVPVLAINTIAAGGGSVLFFDGSSYRVGPKSAGSNPGPACYRRGGPLTVTDANVMLGKIHPQYFPSVFGIEGNLPLDKDIVIQKFRQLAQDIQGATLNDCTPEQVAAGFIAIAVDNMANAIKKISLQRGYDVTQYVLCCFGGAGGQVACLIADTLGIKQIFLHPYAGVLSAYGMGLADVRAIREGGVEQPLTQALLPKLWQLMENLEAQARSEINEANIQLEIVQKVNLKYVGTNSTLTVNFADDVVEMRQEFELEHKSRYGFIQLDKTLIVESASVEVIQKMDTPEEPLITRTRPLDEAPASLETVRMFSSDRWYNTLVYRREDLQPEDSINSPAIVVEKISTIVVELNWQARLTTDNHLILQRL